The sequence TGCCGCTAAAACAATGGTCACTTCATCCTGCGCTTCACGGCATTCTACTAATACGCCGGAAAAACGTTCCCGTAAATGAATAGCGAGTGTGACGGATTCTGTCATTTTTTCTGCTCTTTACGCGACAAAACTGTCTTGCGTTTAATTTTATTTTGCAACTGCAATACGCCATAAATCAGGGCTTCTGCCGTTGGAGGGCAACCTGGAACATAAATATCAACCGGTACAATACGATCACATCCCCGCACCACTGAATAAGAATAGTGATAATAACCACCGCCATTGGCGCAGGACCCCATGGAAATTACCCATTTAGGTTCGGCCATTTGGTCATACACTTGTCGTAATGCTGGCGCCATTTTGTTACATAAAGTGCCTGCAACGATCATCACATCCGATTGTCTCGGGCTGGGTCGAAATATCACGCCAAAACGATCTAGATCGTAACGATTCGCCCCCGCATGCATCATTTCAACCGCACAACACGCCAATCCAAACGTCATCGGCCACAAAGACCCGGTGCGTGCCCAATCGAGAACTTGATCGACCGTGGTAGTAATGAAGCCAGGGTGGCCGGTTTTTATTCCCATTCTAATCCACCTTTTTTCCACTCATAAATAAAACCAACCACTAATATTCCCAAAAAAACCGCCATGCTAATCATTCCCCACCCACCAAGATGGCGAAACACCACTGCCCAAGGCACAAGAAAAGCAGTTTCTAAATCAAACACAATAAATAAGATGGCGACTAAATAAAATCGCACATCAAACGGCAAGCGT comes from Gammaproteobacteria bacterium and encodes:
- a CDS encoding NADH-quinone oxidoreductase subunit A, encoding MLENYFSILVFIAIGFAIGIALPILAWFISPKSPNQAKNAAYECGFDPVGTARLPFDVRFYLVAILFIVFDLETAFLVPWAVVFRHLGGWGMISMAVFLGILVVGFIYEWKKGGLEWE
- a CDS encoding NADH-quinone oxidoreductase subunit B, with translation MGIKTGHPGFITTTVDQVLDWARTGSLWPMTFGLACCAVEMMHAGANRYDLDRFGVIFRPSPRQSDVMIVAGTLCNKMAPALRQVYDQMAEPKWVISMGSCANGGGYYHYSYSVVRGCDRIVPVDIYVPGCPPTAEALIYGVLQLQNKIKRKTVLSRKEQKK